The proteins below come from a single Myxococcales bacterium genomic window:
- a CDS encoding ASPIC/UnbV domain-containing protein, whose amino-acid sequence MFENRVGNKNHWVFLRLVGTTANHEAIGARVTLRAGGVTQIREVKAEARHQSTRWVHFGLGPNTTIESLTVRWGSAAPETIAGASGDSRFTVVQGSGKVALIVRGSRCWPQHRFDEDPAQRPPRKSALLADHLHERERASAPDGPSISESSTSPCGPNSRATDTASWKYIGSAQRQAARSVPSARAARRSGVTPVESAPGRACGTECARADRSARSPSGGSAAVPGARRYSSTSRTRAAASCMPVRSAVSCSTVS is encoded by the coding sequence GTGTTCGAGAACCGCGTGGGGAACAAGAACCACTGGGTGTTCCTGCGGCTCGTCGGCACCACGGCGAACCACGAAGCGATCGGCGCGCGCGTCACGCTCCGCGCCGGAGGCGTCACACAGATCCGCGAGGTGAAGGCGGAGGCGCGGCACCAGTCGACGCGGTGGGTCCACTTCGGGCTCGGGCCCAACACGACGATCGAGTCGCTCACCGTGCGCTGGGGGAGCGCCGCTCCAGAGACCATCGCGGGGGCGAGCGGCGACTCCCGGTTTACCGTCGTCCAGGGCTCCGGGAAGGTGGCGCTGATCGTCCGAGGGTCTCGGTGCTGGCCCCAACATCGATTCGACGAAGACCCGGCGCAGCGACCTCCGCGAAAGTCAGCCCTTCTTGCAGATCACCTGCACGAACGGGAGCGAGCCTCCGCCCCCGACGGCCCGTCGATCTCCGAGAGCTCGACCAGCCCGTGTGGACCAAACTCCCGCGCCACCGACACGGCGTCGTGGAAGTACATCGGTAGCGCGCAGCGTCAAGCGGCCCGGAGCGTGCCGTCGGCGCGGGCAGCCCGACGGTCCGGCGTCACGCCGGTCGAATCTGCACCGGGACGTGCTTGTGGTACGGAGTGCGCGCGAGCGGATCGCAGTGCTCGCTCGCCGTCAGGCGGTTCAGCTGCGGTCCCTGGGGCTCGCCGCTACAGTAGCACATCCCGTACCCGTGCGGCAGCGTCCTGCATGCCGGTACGGAGCGCCGTGTCGTGCTCGACCGTCAGCTAA